The genomic segment CGACGAAAGTACCGCGACTCCGTCACCGCCGGCCAAACGTCACCGACACCATTGCGGGTGCCGGCCGTCGGGTGCGCGGCGTGGGCGGGTCCGGTCGGCGTGTCGTCGCCCTGGACGCCCTGGACGCCCTGGACGCCCAATGCTTACAGCAGATCGGTGATCGTCTTCAGGCCCGCCTCGTAGAGCACGCCCGGCATCATGCCGCCGTCGCACTCGATGGTGGTGCCGTTGACGAAGTCGGCCTGGCCGCCGGCGAGGAAAACACAAACGCGCCCGACCTCTTCGGGCTCGCCGGCGCGGCGCATCGGGACGGCGGCGAAATACTTCTCTCCGGTCGGATCGTCCTTGGGCAACACGAACGAGCGGAAGTTCTCGGTCATCGTGGGACCCAGGGCCACACAGTTGACGCGCACCTTCGGCCCCCATTCCTCGGCCAATGATCGGGTGAGGTGGTTGAGGCCACTCTTGGCCGCGCCGTAGGAGACCAGGGTGGGCGAGCCGGCCGGGTGCCCGGCGCCGCTGGAGATGTTGATGATGCAGCCGACGCCGTCCTGGTTCGCCATCTGCCGGTAGGCGCGGATGGCGAACCAGAGCGGGCTGATCAGGTTCATCTGCACCGCGAACGCATGGAACAGCGCGGTGCGTTGGTACTCGTCGTCGCTCGGCGGTGCGCCCTGAATCCGTTGCACGAGTTCGGGAATGCTCTCCACATGCGGCGCAGGGACGGTGCCGCCGGCGTTGTTGACGAGGATGTCGACCCGACCGTGAGTGGCGACCACGTCGGCGACGAAGGAATCGATCGAGCCGCAGTCGCCCTGATCGCAGACACGCTGCGAGGCGCGCGGCGCCCACTCGGAGTCGGCGTCGACACCTGGGATGGTGTCCAACGGCCCGCGCGAACAGCCGACGACGGTGGCGCCGGCGCGCAGCAGTTCATGGGCGATGCCGACACCCACGCCCCGGCTGGTTCCGGTGACGATCGCGATCTTGCCCTCGAGGACGCTCATGAACAGACCTTCCTACCCGGAGCAATCATTGACAGTGACTGCCAGCGGGTCATACTGTGCCAGTTCTGTCGTTGGCATGTAAAGGCGTGCAATCGAAAGGACACCGATGAGTAGTTCGGCCAAGCTTCGCGTCATTCAATGGGCAACCGGCGGCGTCGGCAAGGCTGCCATCGCCTGCGTGCTCAACCACCCGCGGCTCGAACTGGCCGGCTGTTGGGTACACAGCGCGGAGAAAAACGGCGTCGACGTCGGCCGGATCATCGGAACCGGGGACCTTGGCGTCACGGCCACGTCGAGCATCGACGAGATTCTGGCGATGGACGCCGACTGCGTCATGTACAGCCCGCTGGTGCCCAACGACGACGAGGTCATCGCCATCCTGCGGTCCGGCAAGAACGTGGTCACCCCGGTTGGCTGGGTTTACCCCGATCCGGGCAACAAGCGTCACCAGGCCGTCGCCGATGCCGCAGTGGAAAGTGGTGTGACCCTGCATGGTTCGGGGATCCACCCAGGCGGCATTACCGAGCGGTTCCCGCTGATGATCTCGTCGCTGTCTTCCGCGGTCACCCACGTCCGCGCCGAGGAGTTCTCCGACATCCGCACCTACAACGCACCGGATGTGGTGCGCCACATCATGGGTTTCGGCGGTACTCCCGAAGAGGCCATGGAAGGACCCATGGCCAGCCTGCTCGACGCCGGATTCAAGCAGTCGGTGCGAATGATTGCCGACCACATGGGGTTTCGCATCGATCCGAGCATCAGGACCATCCAGGACGTGGCGGTGGCGACCGCTGAAATCGACTACGCCCCCTTCCCGATCACCACGGGCACGGTGGCCGCGCGCCGGTTCCGTTGGCAGGCCCTCGTCGACGGCGAGCCCGTCATCACGGCCGCGGTCAACTGGCTGATGGGTGAGGAAAACCTCGACCCGGCATGGGATTTCGGTGGGATCGGCGAGCGCTTCGAAGTAGAGATCACCGGCGACCCAGACGTGAAACTCACTTTCAAGGGCCTGCAACCGGAGACGATCGAAGAGGGGTTGATCAAGAATCCGGGCGTGGTGGTCACCGCCAACCATTGCATCAACGCCATCCCGGACGTCTGCATGGCGGAGCCGGGTATCAAGACCTACCTGGATCTGCCACTGTTCGCCGGGCGTCCGGCGCCCAATCTCGCGAAGCCATCGTGACCGGCGAAAGCGTGCTCGACGACGTGTCGTTCTGCCACCTCGTCGTCGGCGTCACCGACATGGACCGCGCGCTGGCGTTCTACCAGGGTGTGCTCGGGATGGAGATCGTCTTCGAATCCCTGATATCCGGAGAGCCTTTCGACGCGGTGCTGCACGCTAACCGTAAACAGGAAGGCCGAGTGGTCGGCGGCTTGCTGGGCGGGTTGATGATCGAGCTGCTGTCCCTGGGCGGCGAGCCGGCCCCGAATCGCACCACTCGCCGTGGCATCACCGGCATCCTCAACGTGTCGTTGTCGGTGACCGATCTTGACGACACCCACCGACGCGTCGTCAATGCCGGCTACTCGCCCGATCAGGAGCCCTTCGAGATCGGCGGAGTCCGAATGTTTTTCGTGAAAGACCCGGATGGCACGCCGGTGGAATTCATCGAACTGCCCGACGGGGTGCGTAGCACCTACGAAATGCACCGCGGCGTGCGGCTGCAGATGGGACCCGTTGCATGAGTTACACCCATCCCGATTCGATGCGCGGCCACGTCGCGATAATCACCGGCGCGGCTCAAGGCGTGGGCAAAGGGACCGCGACGGCACTGCTGGAACGCGGCGCATCGGTGGTACTGGCCGACATACAGGCCGACGCCCTGGAAACAACGACCAACGAGCTCAAGGAATTGGGGCCGGTCGCGAGCGTGGTCGCAGATCTGCGCGACCCGGCCAGCGCGCAGCGGATCACTGCGGCCGCGGTCGACGCCTTCGGCACCGTGCACGGGCTGGTCAACAATGCCATTGCCACCAACGAGCCCAAGGCATTCGTCGACATAACCCTCGAGGACTTCGCGCTCGGCCATGACGTCGGCCCCCGGGCGACCTTCCTGCTCATGCAGGCGGTGCACCCGTTGATGGTCAAGGCCGGCGGCGGTTCGATCGTCAACCTCGGCTCGGGAACGGGAACCGGCGGCGAACCCAAGTGGGGCGGTTATGCCGCCGCCAAGGAAGGCATCCGCGGCTTGTCCAAGGTCGCAGCGCTGGAATGGGGACGCGACAACATCCGCGTGAACGTCATCTGCCCGTTCGCCGAGTCCGACGGCGTCAAGTTCTGGAAGTCGTTTGCCCCCAAGGAATATGACAAGGCCGTGGGGCGTGTTCCGATGAAGCGCATCGGCGACGTCCGCACCGACGTGGGAGCGCTGGTGGCGTTCCTGCTCGGTACTGACGCCACGTTCATCACCGGTCAGACCATTCACGTCGACGGTGGGATCGGCTGCTTCCGGTGACCGGCGAGTCGCTACGTGATCGCCAGCGGGCTCAGATCCGCGCCGATATCCGGCGCGCGGCGTTCCGGCTGTTTGTCGAACGCGGATACGACGCGGTAACCACCGAGGAGATCGCCACTGCCGCAGGCGTGTCACCGCGAACCTTCTTCCGGCATGTGCCGACCAAAGAGGAGCTGCTGCTGGCGCCGGTGCGCCACGGCGGGGCCGCGATCGTCAATCACCTGGAAAAGCGTCCGGCCACCGAGGCGCCGGACGTCGCATTGATCAATGCCATCATCACGCGGACCCAGTCGTTCGACCAAGCCGACTGCGAGGAGTGGCGCGCAGCCCTACTGGTTGCGCCCGGTCTGCTCGACAAGGCAACGATCCACACTCCCGCTGACAAGGAGCGGGCGATGAAGCTCGTCGCCGAACGCATGGGCACCGACCCCGAAATCGATATGCGCCCCGGGCTGCTGATCCAACTCGCCTTCGGTGCGGCCGATTTCGCGTTCCAGCAGTGGGTACTGCGGTCGGCCAACCGGCAGCCGCTGGACCGCTACGTGATCGAGGCTCTTGAGGCGATCAAGAGCAGCTATTGGAAGCGGGGTCACCGGCCCCAACGGTGAGCGGTGGGAGGTCTACACCGTCTTAGCCGACTCGGACACCTTCGGTCCCGGAACCGACGAAGCCTGCTGCACGGCGTCATAGCGCCTACCGCGACTCACAGTTCCTCATCTTCTATGCCAAAGGCGGTGACCGCCATCGCCGGCGCCCTTGGGGTTGGCCCGCTCGGCGGGGATCAGCGCGGCGATCGCGCGTCGGCTGCGCTCGTCCCATTCGTCGGCCGGCAGCGGGCTCAGCCGCGGCGGGTGTTGGTCGGTCACGTGCGCACGACCGTCCGGGACGATGAGCCCATCCAGTAGGAGCCCGGCGGGTGGGACCGACGAAACAGCCCGAAATAATGCACGGCGAGACGACAAACACTCGTGGACTATGGCCCAGTCAGGCAGACTGAGCCCGTGGTAATGAGCACGTCCGTGCACACTCGGAGAAGCGTGTCAGCGCGAGCGCCGGGAATACCGGCGGTAGTGCCGTGAGTTGGGAGACCTTGCTCACGACCACCCTCGTCCCGGTCGTGTCCGTTTTGTCAACTGCGACGGTGGCGGTCTGGACGAAGCGGATCGACGCCAAAACCAAGCGCGAGGACCGAGACCACGCGCTGGTGCTCGACTACGAAAAGCGGGCCGGGGACGACAAGAAGGCCGTGCTGAAGCGTCTCATCTCCGCAACTCTTCACCTCAAGCGCGGGGCAGAACCACTCGCGGGCACCGAAGTCACTGAAGAAAGCGTCAGCCGGAGGCGGGCGGCGGCCACCAGGGAGTTGTACGAATTCCGCGCACGGCTGGGCCTCGACGACGGAGTTGCCGAGTTGATGATCTACGCCGCCGAACCGGTTCGTGACCTTGCCGAATTGATCCTCGACGAATGGGACCGCCAATTCCGCGAACATGGCTACTCACTGACGCAACTGGATGCGTGCAAGGAGCAACTCCAATCCGCCGTCGACGTTCCTCAACATAGCGATGAGGCGATGATTGAACGGAAGCGAAAATGGTCTGAGCTGAAGGACGAAGAAGCTTCGTTTCTCAAGCAACTCGGCGACGAGTCGGCCCTTGACGTCGACGCGCTGGTGGAGCTATGCAACCGCTTGTTGAAAGCCGCCCACACGGACCTCCGCGGTGGCTACGGCATACCAACGTGACGGATGGCGCACCGGTCGTCGACGCAACGCGGGCGCCACCAAAGCGCTCGGTGGTGCGGTGCCCGCTGTCCTAGCAGTTCAAGGGCGGGGGCTGGTCACGCGGGATCGTGTCACGGTTACACAGGCCTGATTCTCCGCGCGGTGCAGGCGGGCGCAGGGTCGCGGTGATCGTCGGGGTTGGGCCCGGCGTGTTTGGCGGTGCGGGGTCTGCAGTGGCCATTGCCGCGGTCAATCCCGTAGCAGCCATCCCCAACCCGCCGGCGAGAGCGGCTCTGGCGGCGAATTTTTTCAGTTTGGGCGCAGCGGTGCGGTCGACGTGATGAGTGGTGGTCATGAAGTTTCCTTTTTGGTCGCCGCCCGGGGTGGGCCGCCCTCCAGGTGGGACCTCCCCCGCGAGTCGGACAGTTTTTCTACGACTGTTTCCGAAGACCGCTCAGGGCGGAGCCGGAGTTCCCGGCAGTGGGGGTGCGCCTACACCTAGGTAGAGACTATTCGACAGGCCGGGGCTGTGTTCCGCTTTACGTGGAATTTGAGGTGGCGTTCACGCTATCGAGCCTGGCAAGTGCAGGCCCAGGCAATCGGAGATGCCTGCGCAACCATCAACGCCATTGCACGCCAACGCCGGAAGGCGCTGCCGCCGTGGCTTTCAAACCATTGTGAGAGTGCATAATTCGGGGATGCATTACGAAAAATGTTGATAAGTTTTGTATTTGACTTACTCGACCGAAGTAACGCCCTGTCAACCTGCCCGGCTACGCCGAGGGGGCCGACAGGGACTGGATAACCGCACCCAGTGACTCCGGGGTCGTTGCAGTGTCGCCGATGTACGGGTGGGCAAGCTCCACGACGAGGAACAGGTCGGTGGCCAGCAGCACGCCCACGGTGGCGACCAACGCGTAGTGAACGGTGGGTTTCTCGACGCCGTAAACCAAAGCGCCGCCGAGGACTAGCCCGCTGGTCAGGAAGAAGACTGTCCACATCGACCAGGGCAGGCCGTTATCAGTACGGGCCCGGAGCGTCCGTTCGGTACGTGCCTGACTGATCTTGTGAAGGGAATCGAAAGAGGTCGCGAGGTAAGTCTTTTGGGTATCGGTACGTGGCTGAACTTGGTCGTATGCGGACCGGAGATGCTGCAGCGCTTGGCCGGCCGCAGGGTAGGTGTGACCGTGTGCGACCAGCGGCCACTCAATTACCGCCGCGCGTTCATAGTCCAACAGCGCCCCGCGGATTCGGTCCCTGTCACCCTTGTCGAACGCGTTGAGATCGTCGGCCATCTGTACCGCGGTTGCGCCCTCGACGCGCATGTCGTCATCGGCGGCATTGTCCTGACCCCACAGCGCGGTAACGATGAAACCGGTGAAGAACGCGTACACGAAGCCGACCAACATGAAGGCGAACTGTGTCACCTCGCTGCGCTCGTCCCCCCTGACCCCGGGGAACCGGCGCCGGACATACTTCAGGGCGAGCACTGCCCCGCCTGCGATGAGGACGTTGAGTCCCAGTAGTAGCAACCACGACGGGACGTTGCTCACGATCCAACCACTCACAAGCCACACTCCTTCCACGCATCGCGCCGTAAACCCCAGTCCTGATGTTCGCGCTGCGGGGCCGCGGCATTGCTAGAGCTGATCACGGGACAATCCTTCTGGTACTCCGCCGAAACGATGAATAGGTCGCCGTCCCCGCACTGGCGGCCTCATCGCCTCTCAGTACTTGGGTCATCGTGTCGCCGGTGGAATGCTCTGTTCGTAACGAAACATGTTGCCGGGGTCGTACTTTGACTTGACCGCCCGCAGCCGGTCGAGGTTGTCGCCCCAGTAGGCCGTGGCCCAGTCAGCCATGCCCGCGTTCGGCACGTTCACGTAGGCTCCGGCCACGTAAGGCTGTAAAGATTCGCTGAACTCCGCGATCCAGGCAAGTGCTCGCGCGGTCAGCTGTTCATCGGCGGCGGGTCCACCGCGAACGCCCCAGCCGACACCGGGTTCGGCGTAGAACAATGCGTCGCGATGGGCGAACACCGAGCCGCCGGCGGGCTCGCTGGTCATGACGGCTCCGCCGAAGGCGTTGGTGAAGTAATTGCAATCCGGCGACGGGGCTTTGTCCATGAACCGACTGATTAGCTCAATCGCGGCGGCCGGAAATGGTCGAATGATGAACTGCGAAGTGAACTTCCAGTTCGCGGGCTCCTCCGGAGTGGGTATCTGGAAATCGGCGTAGGTATCGGCCCACGGTGCGGTTGTAGTGGTTATGCGAGGGTTTCCGACCGTCAGGATGGGCGCTAGCAGCTCGGTCGCCTCGGTGCCCGACCCTGCGCAGAGAGCCGCTATCAACTGGATTTCGCCGCAATGGATCTCAAGTTGGCTAGTGAGGCGGCTGTCGGTGTTCGGTGCCGAGTGTTGCCAGGCGTCGAAGACTTCAGGTAGGTCGCTGAGCCCTGCCCAGGTCGCTACCACGTAGGTGACGTGTGATAGCGGGTGGACCTGGTACGTCAATGAGGTGACAACGCCGAAGTTGCCGTTGCCGGCGCCGCGCAGAGCCCACATGAGGTCCGGGTGGGAGGTGTCATCGACGGTGATCGCCTTGGCCCCGTTGCCCTTGTCCGTCACGACGATCTCGACCGCCATCAGGTTGTCGCTTGCCATGCCCAGGCTGCGGGTGAGCAGGCCGAAGCCGCCACCGAGGGTCGCGCCGACCAGGCCGACCGTCCCTTCCGTGCCGGTCGGTGCCGCGAGTCCGTGAGCGCCGAGCGCGGTCACCGCCTCCAGTTGAAGAAGCCCTGCCCCAACTGTCGCACGACCTGAGACCGCGTCGATCTGGGCCGACTTAAGCCCGCTGACATCGATGACCAGGCCGCCGTCGACAGCCGACCAGCCCTCTAGGCAGTGGCCCCCGCTACGCGCTCGAACGGCGACATCGTTGTGTTGTGCCCACTCAAGGGCGTTGACGACATCTGTTGTGTTGCTGCAGAAAACGATGGCTTTGGGGTAGCGGGAGTAAAGATGGTTCCATCCGGTACGCGCCACCTCGTACCGGGGATCGCCGGCACCTACAACGTCACCGGTGAGCCGGCTGGCGGATGCGGTCATGTCTGTCACCTCGGCAGTGCTCTGTCATGCAGTCCCTCGCCTCGGTGGCCGTGGCACAAACTGTACGGCTCTTACGGTCTCTCCGTAGGAGATTTGCACATGCGCAGACACGTATTGGTATCTCATTAGTGACGGCCCAACTGATCCCAGGTGGGTGTGGAGATGGTCCCGTGCCGTGAGCATCCCGAGGCTCAGGTTCGGATGGCGACCAGGGACTTGATCAGTCCCGCGAATCGTTCGAACCAGATGTCCGAGGACGGGAACAACCCGCGCATCTGTGAGATGCCGACCAGTTCGATCTCGTCGACCTGTTCTCGGGCTTCCTCGCGGGTGTGCGTGCGAATGTGGCCGCGGTTCCACCGCAGCGACACCTGGATGCGCGCCTCGTAGGGCAGCCACTGCATGCCCGGGAATAACCAATGCGGCTCGATCGGAAAGTAGCGGTAGGGAGTCTGGATCCAGTGCCGGTCGCCGAGCGCGTGGACGTAGTCCGCGAGACGCTGGCGCTGTACATGCCCACCGACGTGCTCGAGCAGTGAGTTGGAAAACACCAGGTCGAAATGATCATTCGTCACCGAACTCGGAAGATCACACGCGTTGGCCTGAATCGCGGTCACGCCGGGAGTCTGCGCTTGCGCGGGCATCAGGTTCACCGTGGTGACGGCGCAGGGTTGCACCGGCGCGAGCTGCCAAGACTCGGGAGTCCCGCCCAGGTCCAGCACTCTCATTTCGGAGAATTCCGGGAAGCAGGTGACCAGGTGCTGCCAGCGACGGCCGCGTGCCCGCCCGGACAGCGACCGCTCGGAATTGACATCTGTCGCGAAGTCGCGCAGCCAGTTCGACATCCGCCGCTCTCATTCCTCGAGGCCGGCCCAAAGGCCAACATGTCACCCGAAAGTCCCGGAAGGAAACGTACCGTATCGGGGCACTGGACCTCAGCGGATGATGAATTTGCTTGGCGTTACTGGCTTAAAGCACTTCGAGCAGCTTTTCGGCGAGCGGTCCGGCCGAGGCGGGGTTTTGCCCGGTGTAGAGATTGCGGTCCGTCACCGTGAAAGGCTTCCACATTTCGCCTTTGACGAAGTCGATGCCCGCCTTCACGAGTTCGTCCTCGACCGTCCACGGCGCCTTCTCGCGGAGTCCGACACCATCCTCTTCGTCGTTGGTAAAGGCCGTGACCCGGTAGCCCGCGAAGGGCGTGGTGCCATCGCGACGGGTCGCCAGGATTGCCGCGGGTGCGTGGCAGACGATCGCCAACGGCTTTCCTGAGGCAAGCGCCGAGATGAGCAGCCGGCCGGAATCCGCGTCGCGCCATAGGTCTTCCATCGGGCCGTGGCCGCCTGGGTAGTAGATGGCGTCGTAATCGTCCAGGCGGGCGTTGGCGAGTTGGATTGGGGCACGCAACTGTTCGGCGGAACGCAGGATTCCTTCCAGCTTTTCGGCGATCTCGACGCTGCCGGCCATCGACGGGCGCAGGCTCATCACGTCCACGTACGGCACCGTGCCGCCGGGCGTGGCCACCACGATCTGGTGGCCAGCCCGGCTGAGCGCGTCGTACGGGGCCGCGAACTCCTCGGCCCAATACCCGGTCGGATGTCGGGTGCCGTCCGTCAGCGTCCAGTAGCTCGATGCGGTGACGACGAACAGAACCTTTGCCATCAGACGGTCACTTCCCTTGTCAGAGCAGCACCACACCTGGGTATTGGGTGCGGGTCCTGCCGGCAATCAAGCGAAGATAACCCTAGAACCAGACTTTGCGGCCAGCAACCGGGCGTCCGACCGCCCCCAGGATCCACAGGACGACACCGATCAGCACCAGGATGCCACCGATGGTTTCGAGGATCGGAATGGCCGCGAAATAGCCGATGACAACGAGGATGATGCCCAAGACAATCACGTCGTGCCCCTTTCTATTGGGCGTCAGTCGAATTGATCACTGACACGACTACCCCGCCGCGTTCGCGTTCAATCAGATGTGCGCCGATTCGTTGCCTTGCCGCGCTTTGACCAGCGCGGCGCGCGCCAGCGTCTGCTGGGCCTGCTTGACGTGGGCGGCGTCGACCAGCACCCCGTTGACTCCGACCGCGCCACGGCCCTCGGCCTCGGCCTCCCGGTAGGCGGCCACATTGGCTTCGGCTCGCGCGATCTCGTCGGCGGTCGGCGCGTAAACACCATTGGCGATGGGCACCTGGTCGGGATGGATGGCCCACTTGCCGGTGTAGCCGAGCAGCGACGAGCGCCTCGCATCACGCTCGTATCCGGACAGGTCCCGGTAGTCGGGATACGGCGCGTCGATCGCATCGATGCCGGCGATGCGGGCAGCGACGATTACCTTGTTACGCGCATAGGCCCAGAATTCGCCGGGGTATTCGCCGAGCGGAACAAAGTTGGTGTCTACCCGCGCACCCTGCGACAGCGAGAAGTCACCGACCCCGAAGATCAGGGCATCCAGGCGGGGACTGGCCGCGGCGATCTCCTCGGCATTAGCGAGGCCCTCCACTTCCTCGATCAGAACCTCGAGCCGAATTCGGTTGCTCAGGCCAAGTTTCGACTCCAACTGAGTCAGCAGGACGTCCACCCACCAGACATCGCGAGCGGTGCGGGCTTTCGGGACGATGATCGTGTCCAGGTTCTCGCCCGCCTGGGTGACGACGTCGATCACATCGTCGTGGCACCACCGAGTGTCCAGGCCGTTGATCCGAATGGCGCGAGCGGTGCGCCCCCAGTCGATATCATTGAGCGCCGCAATAACTTTGGCACGCGACTGGACTTTGGCGCCAACGGGGGTCGCGTCCTCTAGATCGAGGAACACCAAATCCGCCCCACACCGGGCGCCCTTCTCGAACATGTTGTCGTTGCACGCGGGCACCGCGAGTTCGGAACGACGGAGAAGA from the Mycobacterium lentiflavum genome contains:
- a CDS encoding SDR family NAD(P)-dependent oxidoreductase, which encodes MSVLEGKIAIVTGTSRGVGVGIAHELLRAGATVVGCSRGPLDTIPGVDADSEWAPRASQRVCDQGDCGSIDSFVADVVATHGRVDILVNNAGGTVPAPHVESIPELVQRIQGAPPSDDEYQRTALFHAFAVQMNLISPLWFAIRAYRQMANQDGVGCIINISSGAGHPAGSPTLVSYGAAKSGLNHLTRSLAEEWGPKVRVNCVALGPTMTENFRSFVLPKDDPTGEKYFAAVPMRRAGEPEEVGRVCVFLAGGQADFVNGTTIECDGGMMPGVLYEAGLKTITDLL
- a CDS encoding NAD(P)H-dependent amine dehydrogenase family protein — translated: MSSSAKLRVIQWATGGVGKAAIACVLNHPRLELAGCWVHSAEKNGVDVGRIIGTGDLGVTATSSIDEILAMDADCVMYSPLVPNDDEVIAILRSGKNVVTPVGWVYPDPGNKRHQAVADAAVESGVTLHGSGIHPGGITERFPLMISSLSSAVTHVRAEEFSDIRTYNAPDVVRHIMGFGGTPEEAMEGPMASLLDAGFKQSVRMIADHMGFRIDPSIRTIQDVAVATAEIDYAPFPITTGTVAARRFRWQALVDGEPVITAAVNWLMGEENLDPAWDFGGIGERFEVEITGDPDVKLTFKGLQPETIEEGLIKNPGVVVTANHCINAIPDVCMAEPGIKTYLDLPLFAGRPAPNLAKPS
- a CDS encoding VOC family protein, which codes for MTGESVLDDVSFCHLVVGVTDMDRALAFYQGVLGMEIVFESLISGEPFDAVLHANRKQEGRVVGGLLGGLMIELLSLGGEPAPNRTTRRGITGILNVSLSVTDLDDTHRRVVNAGYSPDQEPFEIGGVRMFFVKDPDGTPVEFIELPDGVRSTYEMHRGVRLQMGPVA
- a CDS encoding SDR family NAD(P)-dependent oxidoreductase, translated to MSYTHPDSMRGHVAIITGAAQGVGKGTATALLERGASVVLADIQADALETTTNELKELGPVASVVADLRDPASAQRITAAAVDAFGTVHGLVNNAIATNEPKAFVDITLEDFALGHDVGPRATFLLMQAVHPLMVKAGGGSIVNLGSGTGTGGEPKWGGYAAAKEGIRGLSKVAALEWGRDNIRVNVICPFAESDGVKFWKSFAPKEYDKAVGRVPMKRIGDVRTDVGALVAFLLGTDATFITGQTIHVDGGIGCFR
- a CDS encoding TetR/AcrR family transcriptional regulator, which gives rise to MTGESLRDRQRAQIRADIRRAAFRLFVERGYDAVTTEEIATAAGVSPRTFFRHVPTKEELLLAPVRHGGAAIVNHLEKRPATEAPDVALINAIITRTQSFDQADCEEWRAALLVAPGLLDKATIHTPADKERAMKLVAERMGTDPEIDMRPGLLIQLAFGAADFAFQQWVLRSANRQPLDRYVIEALEAIKSSYWKRGHRPQR
- a CDS encoding FAD-binding oxidoreductase — translated: MTASASRLTGDVVGAGDPRYEVARTGWNHLYSRYPKAIVFCSNTTDVVNALEWAQHNDVAVRARSGGHCLEGWSAVDGGLVIDVSGLKSAQIDAVSGRATVGAGLLQLEAVTALGAHGLAAPTGTEGTVGLVGATLGGGFGLLTRSLGMASDNLMAVEIVVTDKGNGAKAITVDDTSHPDLMWALRGAGNGNFGVVTSLTYQVHPLSHVTYVVATWAGLSDLPEVFDAWQHSAPNTDSRLTSQLEIHCGEIQLIAALCAGSGTEATELLAPILTVGNPRITTTTAPWADTYADFQIPTPEEPANWKFTSQFIIRPFPAAAIELISRFMDKAPSPDCNYFTNAFGGAVMTSEPAGGSVFAHRDALFYAEPGVGWGVRGGPAADEQLTARALAWIAEFSESLQPYVAGAYVNVPNAGMADWATAYWGDNLDRLRAVKSKYDPGNMFRYEQSIPPATR
- a CDS encoding class I SAM-dependent methyltransferase, producing MSNWLRDFATDVNSERSLSGRARGRRWQHLVTCFPEFSEMRVLDLGGTPESWQLAPVQPCAVTTVNLMPAQAQTPGVTAIQANACDLPSSVTNDHFDLVFSNSLLEHVGGHVQRQRLADYVHALGDRHWIQTPYRYFPIEPHWLFPGMQWLPYEARIQVSLRWNRGHIRTHTREEAREQVDEIELVGISQMRGLFPSSDIWFERFAGLIKSLVAIRT
- a CDS encoding type 1 glutamine amidotransferase domain-containing protein; its protein translation is MAKVLFVVTASSYWTLTDGTRHPTGYWAEEFAAPYDALSRAGHQIVVATPGGTVPYVDVMSLRPSMAGSVEIAEKLEGILRSAEQLRAPIQLANARLDDYDAIYYPGGHGPMEDLWRDADSGRLLISALASGKPLAIVCHAPAAILATRRDGTTPFAGYRVTAFTNDEEDGVGLREKAPWTVEDELVKAGIDFVKGEMWKPFTVTDRNLYTGQNPASAGPLAEKLLEVL
- a CDS encoding HpcH/HpaI aldolase/citrate lyase family protein; the protein is MTDLLRRSELAVPACNDNMFEKGARCGADLVFLDLEDATPVGAKVQSRAKVIAALNDIDWGRTARAIRINGLDTRWCHDDVIDVVTQAGENLDTIIVPKARTARDVWWVDVLLTQLESKLGLSNRIRLEVLIEEVEGLANAEEIAAASPRLDALIFGVGDFSLSQGARVDTNFVPLGEYPGEFWAYARNKVIVAARIAGIDAIDAPYPDYRDLSGYERDARRSSLLGYTGKWAIHPDQVPIANGVYAPTADEIARAEANVAAYREAEAEGRGAVGVNGVLVDAAHVKQAQQTLARAALVKARQGNESAHI